TAGTAGGTCTTGCATCTATCTACCCAGGCACAATCAACACAGATGCACATAGCTATTAAATTAAAATCTAGGTGTCATTTTGATAATTAATGACAGATTACTATTAAATGATCTTTTTAGAGATTTAAATCCAAAAGATTGGCCAATAGACATAGCTGATCTGCCTGCTGGAAGTGCTTTAGTGGGCGGTTCGATAAGAGATGGACTATTGAACAAATTGAGACATAAACCTGATTTGGATTTTGTTATACAAACAAATGCTATTAAGTTCAGCGAAAATTTATCTAAAAAGATTAATGCAACTTTTATAAAGCTTGATGAAAAAAGAGATATTGCTCGATTAGTTGTGAATGGATGGACTCTAGATTTTGCTCGACAAGCTGGAGAGAATCTCAAAGATGATTTATTAAGACGTGACTTTAGAATTAATGCAATTGCTTTAAGGCTTGAAGAAAGGCCAAAAATTTATGATCCAACTGGAGGAATGGATGATTTAAAACGTAAGAAAATTGTTGCAATAAGTGAGAAGAACTTAATTGATGACCCATTGAGAATTCTTAGAGGTTTTCGATTAATGTGTGAATTGAATTTTGATTTAGAGAAAAAAACCAAAAAATTCCTAAAAAATAATATTGATAAATTAAGTAATGTTGCGCCTGAAAGGATAAAAATGGAAATTTTTAAAATAGTTAATTCAAAATGGAGTTCTTCAGCTTGGCAAACTTATTTAGAGCTTCAATTATTGAAAAATTGGAAAGAAGATAAGCTTCCTTATCACGAATTAAAAAGAAAAGAAATTTTATTAGGAGAACCAATGCATGGAAGCTTTTTAGCAAAACTTATATTTTTACTTAGTGATGATGGTTTGTCGTATTTGACGTTTAGTAAAAATGAAATAAAAAGATGCAAGAACCTGAGGTTTTGGGTTCATAAAATTACCAACTTAGGTTTAGATAATCTTTCAGAGGATGAAAGGTTCCAACTTCATATTGATTTGGAAGAGGATTTGCCATCTTTAATTCTTTTTTTGAAAGAAAAATATATGAATGTTTGGCTAAAGCGCTGGAAAGACGCCTCTGACCCCCTCTTCCACCCTTCTTCTCCTTTGAATGGCTATTTACTTCAAAAAGTCTTAAAAATACCCCCTGGCCCCTTTTTGGGAGAACTTATGAGGCATCTTTCAAAGGAAAAAGCTTATGGACGATTTTTTACAAATGAACAGGCTTTGGAGGTCGCTCGTAAATGGACCCTAGAGAATTCACCCTTTTTGTGATTAACTACACACAAATCAAATTAATCTCGGCCGTATGCCGTCGTCTTTTTATCCCCTTTTTTTTAAATGAGTGTTCGCCTTTACATCGGTAATTTGCCGCAGAATGTCAATGTTAAAGAACTTGAAGCCCTTCTTACTTCAATAGGAGATGGCATCAAATTTAAAGCTGTTTTTGATAGAGAAACCAAGGCTTGTAGGGGATTTGGTTTCGCAAATATAAAAGATGAGAAAGTTGCAAATGAACTAATTGAAAAATTAAACGGCCATGAATTTAGTGGTAATAAATTGAGGGTTGAACGTTCTGAGCGTAAAGATTCAAATTCTGGTAACTCAAGAAGAGGAGCAAGTTCTAACAATGGAAATAAAGGCTCTAATCGTAAAGATGTTAAGAAAGTTGTACATAGTGATGCACCAATGAAAGAAGCTCCAGATCCAAGATGGGCTGGAGAGCTATCAAAACTCAAGGATCTTTTAGCGAATCAAAAAACACCTGTATAAATATAAATACTCAATTAATTAGTGTTCTTAGTTTGTATTTTTCATCATTAATAGTCATTAAATAAGAGATGGGTAGGTTTATAGCTTTAACCCATCCCTTTACATATGCACGATTGTTAAAGACGTCATAATCTAATTTTTCAATTGAATTAAGTATTCCGCTATATAGCCTTAGAGAGGTCCATATAGGCCACCTTGCGTCTATTGAGAGCCATTTGATGCCCTCCTCAGATTTAATAAACCAATCTCTTGCTCTGGCTAATTGAAATGACATAAGTGCTTTCCAGTTTTCATTGATGTTCCCATTCATTAAATCTTCTTCTGAATAATTAAATTTATCTAGATCCTCTAGTGGTAAATATATCCTTCCTCTTCCTCTATCTTCTCCAACATCTCTAAGAATATTGGTTAATTGATTCGCAATGCCTAGGGCAATCGCAGCTTTTGAAGTATCTGGTGAAGGCTTGTTTGGATTCGATGTATATGCAGCATCAATTCCTATTACACCTTGGGTCATTAATCCAACTGTTCCAGCGACTCGATAACAGTAGAGTTCAAGTTCTTCAAATGTTTTGTATCTTGTTTTATCTAGGTCCATTCTCTGTCCTTCAATCATGTCGATATAAGGCTGAATGGATTGAGGGAATTTTTGAAGAGTATCAGCTAAGACTGCATCAAGATCATCTTCAGCATTTCCAGCAAACACTTTTTTTGTTTTGTCTTCCCATTTGTTTAGTCGATCTGATAATTCATTCCTAGATTTTTTTTGTGCTTCATTGCTATCCATTAATTCATCAGTTCTCCTGCACCAAACATAGATAGCCCAGATTGCTTTGCGTTTAGCTGTGGGCAACAACATTGTGCCAAGGTAGAAGGTTTTAGCCCATAGAGCAGTTTCCTTTCTACAAGCCTCGTAGGCATCCTCTAGATTCAAAGAAGGCTTAGCCAAAATTAATAGTTTGTAAGTTTTTGGTTTTCAATTGTCTATTGAATTGAAGTATTTAAAAAAGATTGTTGCTGATACATTAAGACTTGGCAGAAATTATGTCAGTCGAGTTTTGTATCTTTTCTGCGCATAGCTTTCCACTTAACACGGCACCTTCCATGGAAGCTAGATAGCGCTGCATTGTGTAATCACCGGTTAAGAAAAAGTTTCTTATGGGAGTTTTTTGATCAGGTCTTAAATCTTGGCAGCCAGGAACGGCTTTATATACTGATTGAGGAGTTTTAATGACCTTATATTTGCGTAACTTAGCTTGATTTGCCCCTGAAAAATGCATGGGGAAAAGTTTGATCAATTCTTTCATTGTCGCATCAATTATCTCTTCATCTTTGCGACTGATCCAGTCTTTTGCAGGGGCAAAGACTAATTCGAGCATTGATCGATTTGGATCTTCATATTCTTTACAGGTAATACTCATGTCAGCATAAACACTCAAGAGAGGAGATCTACTAAATAATAGGTGGTCAATATTTGTAAGCTTTCGATCGAACCAAAGATGAATGTTGATAACTGGAACTCCTTTAAGTCCCTCAAGTTTCCTGAAAATTTCTTTAGAAGCCCATTCATTAGGCAGTAATGTTTTGAAAATATCTACTGGCATTGCACTGACATATGCATCGGCTTCAATTTCTTTCCCATTGGATTCTTTAGCACTGCCTATCAAGAAATTATCAACACATCCATCTTCTTTTAAATTAATTTTTCTGAGCGGACTATTTAAAAAGACGTCGCCTCCTGAGGCTTTTATATGATCAACAATTGGTTGACAAAGTCTTTCTGGTGGAGCCCCATCAAGGAATGCCATCTTTGATCCATTTTTTTCTTGTAAGAAGCGGTTTAATGCGGTCAACAAGACTGTTGATGATATTTCATCAGGACCTATGAAATTCAGTGCCTTACTCATTGCAATAAAAACTTCATCATTTACTCTTTCAGGAATATTTTGTTTTTTTAGCCACTCAGTCCAAGAGTATTTATCACATTCCTCTACATAATTTTGACCTCGCAGCATAGCTGGTATTAGTCCTAGGCCAAACGAAATCTTTTCTGGCCAGCTAAGCATGTCGTTGTTGCTTAAAATTGCTGCTACTCCATTAACTGGTGCAGGCAGATCAGGGAAATCGAAGCGACTATATGTGCCAGGATCTTGAGGTTGGTTGAAAATCATTGAATGACTTTTCCATTGAAGACGATCTTCAATATTTAATTCTTTAAAAAGCTGAAGCATGTTTGGATATGCTCCAAAAAATATATGTAGTCCAGTCTCATACCAATCTCCATCTTCATCTTTCCAAGCAGCAACTTTTCCGCCTAGTACGTTTCTTGCCTCATAAACTAATGGTGTATGACCTGCATCGGCTAAGTATTTTGCACATGAGAGTCCAGCCAATCCAGCTCCAGCGATTGCTACGCGCATACTTAAATAAAAGAGTATTTAACAACTTTAGTGATTAAGACCGCCCAACAAGGGATAAGGTCGTTAAATTTGCAGTATATATTTTGGTTTGTTGTTTTAAATTCATGAGCGACACTATTCTTAAATGCACCACCCGTCACGTAAGAATATTTACTGCTGTAGTAAAAAATAATGATTTGATTCTGGATAATGGACATTTGACTTTAGATATTGATCCAGATAATGAATTCCGTTGGGCCGATCAATCAATAAAAAAGGTGCAAGATTATTTTCGTGAATTAGTTGACTCTCAAGCTGATAGTGAATTGAGCGATTATAGCTTGAGGAAAATTGGATCTCTGCTAGAAGATTTTATTCGAAAGTTGCTTAAAGATGGAGAGCTTAGTTATAACCCAAATAGTAAGGTGATGAATTATTCCATGGGATTACCTAGAACTAAAAAATTATTATGAATCAAGGCCCTTATAATCGGCGTCCCACATCTCGTAGAAGATCAGATCTGGCGAGAAGACAAGAAGGAAATAAATTTAATTCAAGAAGAGATTCAAATGTAAGAGATCAATATGAACAAAAAGGAAGTCGATTTAATTCTTCAGGTCCATCAGGTGGTGGCGGTGGAATTAAAATAAACTCAAATTCAATTGCTATTTTAGCTGGGGTTTTGGTGATTGGTGTTGGAATTGGTAGCCTAATTACAAGCACAACTTCAGGGGGGCAGGGAAATATTGCAAGTCAGCAACAGTTAGATATGGCGGTTCCAGATCCAGACTTTTGTAGGCAATACGGTGCAAGCGCTTTTGTGATTGATATTGAAATGTATACGACCTTAAATCCCTCTACAAGCTTTGTTACACAACCTGCTCTTCAACCAGGTTGTGTTATTAGAAGAGAAAA
The sequence above is drawn from the Prochlorococcus marinus str. MIT 1013 genome and encodes:
- the pds gene encoding 15-cis-phytoene desaturase; the protein is MRVAIAGAGLAGLSCAKYLADAGHTPLVYEARNVLGGKVAAWKDEDGDWYETGLHIFFGAYPNMLQLFKELNIEDRLQWKSHSMIFNQPQDPGTYSRFDFPDLPAPVNGVAAILSNNDMLSWPEKISFGLGLIPAMLRGQNYVEECDKYSWTEWLKKQNIPERVNDEVFIAMSKALNFIGPDEISSTVLLTALNRFLQEKNGSKMAFLDGAPPERLCQPIVDHIKASGGDVFLNSPLRKINLKEDGCVDNFLIGSAKESNGKEIEADAYVSAMPVDIFKTLLPNEWASKEIFRKLEGLKGVPVINIHLWFDRKLTNIDHLLFSRSPLLSVYADMSITCKEYEDPNRSMLELVFAPAKDWISRKDEEIIDATMKELIKLFPMHFSGANQAKLRKYKVIKTPQSVYKAVPGCQDLRPDQKTPIRNFFLTGDYTMQRYLASMEGAVLSGKLCAEKIQNSTDIISAKS
- a CDS encoding NAD(P)H-quinone oxidoreductase subunit M, yielding MSDTILKCTTRHVRIFTAVVKNNDLILDNGHLTLDIDPDNEFRWADQSIKKVQDYFRELVDSQADSELSDYSLRKIGSLLEDFIRKLLKDGELSYNPNSKVMNYSMGLPRTKKLL
- a CDS encoding RNA recognition motif domain-containing protein encodes the protein MSVRLYIGNLPQNVNVKELEALLTSIGDGIKFKAVFDRETKACRGFGFANIKDEKVANELIEKLNGHEFSGNKLRVERSERKDSNSGNSRRGASSNNGNKGSNRKDVKKVVHSDAPMKEAPDPRWAGELSKLKDLLANQKTPV
- a CDS encoding DUF3172 domain-containing protein is translated as MNQGPYNRRPTSRRRSDLARRQEGNKFNSRRDSNVRDQYEQKGSRFNSSGPSGGGGGIKINSNSIAILAGVLVIGVGIGSLITSTTSGGQGNIASQQQLDMAVPDPDFCRQYGASAFVIDIEMYTTLNPSTSFVTQPALQPGCVIRRENWTVLQKQGAINNEDVRECKQRMNTFAYIGSIRDQPIVRCVYQADVNENKFIIKGAEEDAVGINKEAIQF
- a CDS encoding CCA tRNA nucleotidyltransferase; the encoded protein is MIINDRLLLNDLFRDLNPKDWPIDIADLPAGSALVGGSIRDGLLNKLRHKPDLDFVIQTNAIKFSENLSKKINATFIKLDEKRDIARLVVNGWTLDFARQAGENLKDDLLRRDFRINAIALRLEERPKIYDPTGGMDDLKRKKIVAISEKNLIDDPLRILRGFRLMCELNFDLEKKTKKFLKNNIDKLSNVAPERIKMEIFKIVNSKWSSSAWQTYLELQLLKNWKEDKLPYHELKRKEILLGEPMHGSFLAKLIFLLSDDGLSYLTFSKNEIKRCKNLRFWVHKITNLGLDNLSEDERFQLHIDLEEDLPSLILFLKEKYMNVWLKRWKDASDPLFHPSSPLNGYLLQKVLKIPPGPFLGELMRHLSKEKAYGRFFTNEQALEVARKWTLENSPFL
- a CDS encoding phytoene synthase; this encodes MAKPSLNLEDAYEACRKETALWAKTFYLGTMLLPTAKRKAIWAIYVWCRRTDELMDSNEAQKKSRNELSDRLNKWEDKTKKVFAGNAEDDLDAVLADTLQKFPQSIQPYIDMIEGQRMDLDKTRYKTFEELELYCYRVAGTVGLMTQGVIGIDAAYTSNPNKPSPDTSKAAIALGIANQLTNILRDVGEDRGRGRIYLPLEDLDKFNYSEEDLMNGNINENWKALMSFQLARARDWFIKSEEGIKWLSIDARWPIWTSLRLYSGILNSIEKLDYDVFNNRAYVKGWVKAINLPISYLMTINDEKYKLRTLIN